GGCGATACAGGCTTTACCAATCGCTACCAGATCGTAGCCTTTTTCCAGCGCCAGCTCGGCGTCGGCTTTATTTACCACGCCGCCCACACCAATCACCGGCACTTTTGCCAGCACAGGCGAACGCATCGCAACGAATTTCTCGATCAGCGGCGTCGGGTCCTGCGTATCGACAATGGACGGGCGCAGCAGCTGACCGACAGAGAAGTGAACATAGTCGAGTCCGCGCGCAGCCAGTTTTTCCAGCAGATAGAGGGTGTCATCAAAGCGGATGCCTGGGACTTCGATCTCTTCCGGCGAGAAGCGATAGCCGATGATGAACGAATTATGGGCGAAGCGCTCCGCCATCTTGTGGGTGATTTCCAGCACTTCCAGCGGGAAGCGTGCGCGGTTATCGCGGCTGCCACCCCACTTGTCATCACGCTGGTTAGAATTCGGAGAATAGAACTGCTGAATCAGATAGGTGTTAGCACCATGAATTTCGACGCCGTCGAAACCGGCTTTAATAGCACGGTTCACCGCGTCACCAAATTTGGTGATCATGGTTTCGACTTCTTCAGCGCTCAGCGCCAGAGGTTTAGTTGCCCCTTCACGCGGTGCGGCAATGGCGCTCGGTGCAACCGGTGTTTTCCCGCCGATCAGTTCCGGCTCGACCATGCGGCCACCGTGATAGATCTGCAGAATGGCCGTAGAGCCTTCAGATTTAATCGCGTCCGCGATGCGTTTCAGACCGGGAATTTTGTTGTCGCTGTCGATAGCAATGGCACCCGGAAACGCCGGGCCGCGGTTATCAATGAAGCAGCACTCGACGATCACGGTTCCGATGCTGCCTGCACGTGCGCGGTAATATTCGACCAGTTCGCTGGTGACCGTTCCGTCATAAAAACCGGTACAGGTGGTCATGGGAGCCATCACCAGTCGGTTTTTCAACACAGCGCCGCCAGGCAGGGTAAGGGGATTAAGGATGGGGGTGAGAGATTTCATTGCGATAAACTCCAAGATTTAAAAGTCTGGAAATTTTTTAGCGGACGCAAATTATCGCTTAATTAAGTGGTCCGATGTCATGCGCCTAATATACCCTTTTCTTTGCTTTCATAAGCGATAAATTTACTTTTTTAACTTTTAAACGATTCAGAGTTTTTATTTGCTGAATTCAGGAAGTGAAGTTATATTAATTGTTAACCATGGGTAACTAAAAATCAACCATTCATTTACATAAATAATTTACCCTTCATGATCAGGATGTTAAGATGGATTCTTCGGCTCAGGCCTTCCGGGGATTTGTCGATCGGCTTCACAAAACTGTCAGAATGTCGATGCCAGAAATATAAATAAAAAATAAATGTTAAAAATGGGGAATAATGAATAAATTTCTTTGATCTGGATCAAAATCTATATTTGCAAAAATCGCATCATATTTACATGGATTTAAATATGCTGCTCAATAGTCCAGCAGCAGATTAAAAAAATCAGTGCATCGCGGTTTATTCACACTATTAAGAATAAATAAGAAAGTCATCAGTGAAGGTCCGGGGCGCAAATCGCATTCTTCTCAACTTGCAGATAAAATACTATGAAACCACTCTCAGCTGTAACTGAACCCCCTAAAGCCGCACCTGCGGCGGCGGGTAAAAAGAAAGCTATCATGCTGGCGCTGCCAGTCATCGTTGCCGTGTTGCTGTTGCTGGTGCCGACGCCGGCCGGTCTCGAACCCTACGCCTGGCACTTCTTCGCCATCTTTGTCGGCGTGATTGTCGGATTGATCTTTGAACCGCTGCCGGGTGCTGTTATCGGCCTGACCGGCGTCGTGGCCATCGCCCTGTTCAGTCAGTTTGTCCTCTTCAGCCCGGCGGAACTGGCTGACCCGAAATTTAAAGTCGCCAGTGAATCCTTCAAGTGGGCGGTCAGCGGTTTCGGCAACTCCACGGTCTGGCTCATCTTCGGTGCCTTTATGTTCGCCGCCGGATATGACAAGACGCAGTTTGGTCGTCGTCTGGCCCTGATTCTGGTGAAGTATCTGGGTCGCCGCAGCCTGACGCTGGGTTATGCCATTACCTTTGCTGACCTGCTTCTGGCTCCGTTTACCCCGTCCAACACCGCGCGCAGTGGCGGTACTATCTATCCGATTATCGCTAACCTGCCTCCGCTTTATGGCTCTAAACCCAACGACCCGAGCGCCCGTAAGATCGGTTCGTATCTGATGTGGGTTGCCATCACCGCAGCCTGTATTACCAGCTCAATGTTCCTGTCAGCGCTGGCACCTAACCTGCTGGCACTGGCGCTGGTGAAAAGCATTATCGGTTTCGATATCTCATGGGGTATGTGGTTCCTGGCCTTCCTGCCGCTGGGCGTGCTGCTGATTCTGACTATGCCGCTGCTGGCTTACTGGTTCTATCCGCCTGAAGTCAAAATCAACGATGAAGTGCCGAAATGGGCTATCGCTGAACTGGAAAAACTGGGCCGCCTGACCCGTAACGAAATCCTGCTGCTGGTGTTCGTGGTCTGTGCCCTGCTGATGTGGATTTTCGCCACCTCGTGGATTGAGCCTGCGATGGCTGCACTGCTGGTGGTGGTACTGATGCTGTGGACCGGCGTCCTGAACTGGAACGACATTACCAGCAATAAACCGGCCTGGAACACCTTTGCCTGGTTCGCAACGCTGGTGGCGCTGGCTGATGGTCTGGCCCGTGTCGGCTTTATCGCCTGGTTAGGTAAAGAAGGTGGCATGCTGCTGCAGGGGTACGACCCGCAGATTTCAGCCGTAGTGCTGTTAATCGCCTTCTTCCTGCTGCACTACCTGTTTGCCAGTACCACCGCGCATACCACCGCCCTGTTACCGGCCATGCTCACCATTGCAGCCTCAATCCCGGGCATCAATATGCCGGTCTTCTGCCTGATGCTGTGTACCTCTCTGGGTGTGATGGGCATCATCACCCCTTACGGCACTGGCCCAAGCCCGATTTATTACGGCAGCGGTTATCTGCCGACTAAAGATTACTGGCGTCTGGGTACCATCTTTGGTGCCATCTTCCTGGTCTCCATGATGGTGATTGCTTATCCGTGGATGGTGTGGATGTTCTGACGGATACAACATGCAGATCAACGCGTTATAAGATACCATTCCTTCACTTCCCCGCCGCATCCGCGGCGGGGAAGCATAATAAACAATGAATTCGCCTATGATGTTGCGCCCCGCAGCCTGCCCGCGGAGGTTCAGCCGGTCATTAAGTGAGAAAAAATGTCGAACAAACCTTTTGTCTATCAGAACCCTTTTCCGCTGTCCCACGAAGATACTGAATACTATTTGCTGACTCGCGAGCATGTCTCGGTCGCCGAGTTTGAGGGTCAGGAGATCCTTAAAGTCGACCCGCAGGCGCTGACCCTGCTGAGCCAGCAGGCGTTCCACGACGCCTCTTTCATGCTGCGTCCGGCCCACCAGCAGCAGGTGGCTTCCATCCTTCATGACCCGGAAGCCAGCGACAATGACAAATATGTCGCCCTGCAGTTTTTAAGAAACTCTGAAATTGCCGCCAAAGGCGTGCTGCCAACCTGTCAGGATACCGGCACCGCGATCATCATGGGCAAAAAGGGCCAGCGCGTCTGGACCGGCGGCGGCGATGAAGCCGCACTGTCACAGGGTATCTACAACACCTATATCGAAGATAACCTGCGCTATTCACAGAATGCCGCGCTGGATATGTACAAAGAGGTGAACACCGGCACTAACCTGCCGGCGCAGATCGACCTCTACAGCGTCGATGGCGATGAGTATAAATTCCTCTGTATCGCTAAAGGTGGCGGCTCCGCTAACAAAACCTATCTCTATCAGGAAACCAAAGCGCTGCTGAGTCCGGGCAAGCTGAAAAATTACCTGGTAGATAAGATGCGCACCCTCGGCACCGCAGCCTGCCCGCCTTACCATATTGCGTTTGTTATCGGCGGCACCTCGGCAGAAAGCACCCTGAAAACCGTTAAGCTCGCCTCTACGCACTACTACGACGGCTTACCAACCGAAGGCAACGAGCACGGTCAGGCTTTCCGCGACGTTCAGCTGGAGCAGGAACTGCTGGAAGCGGCGCAGCAGCTCGGCCTTGGCGCGCAGTTTGGCGGCAAATATTTCGCGCACGACATCCGCGTGGTACGTCTGCCGCGTCACGGCGCCTCCTGCCCGATTGGCATGGGCGTCTCCTGCTCGGCTGACCGTAATATCAAAGCGAAGATCAACCGCGAAGGTATCTGGATTGAGAAACTGGAAGCCAACCCAGGCCGCCTGATCCCGGAAGCGCTGCGTCAGCAGGGCGAAGGTGAGGTGTTACAGGTTGATCTCAACCGTCCAATGGAGCAGATTCTGGCGCAGCTTTCTGCGTATCCGGTTTCTACCCGTCTGTCACTGACCGGCACCATTATCGTGGCGCGAGACATTGCTCATGCCAAACTCAAAGAGCGCATCGATAACGGCGAAGGATTACCGCAGTACATTAAAGATCATCCGGTCTATTACGCTGGTCCGGCCAAAACGCCTGAAGGTTATGCATCCGGTTCACTCGGCCCGACCACCGCAGGCCGCATGGACTCCTACGTTGATTTGCTGCAGGCCCACGGCGGCAGCAAGATCATGCTGGCAAAAGGTAACCGTAGCCAGCAGGTGACGGATGCGTGTCATAAACATGGCGGCTTCTATCTGGGCAGCATCGGTGGCCCGGCTGCGGTGCTGGCGCAACAGAGCATCAAGAGTCTGGAATGCGTGGAGTATCCTGAGCTGGGCATGGAAGCAATCTGGAAAATCGAGGTGGAGAACTTCCCTGCCTTTATCCTGGTCGATGACAAAGGTAATGACTTCTTCCAGCATATTGAGCGCGCACACTGCGCGAAATGCGTGAAGTAAAAACTGCGTCAGATAAGAAAAAAGCCCCGGTCTCGGGGCTTTTTTTTGATGTGGACTGACAGATTAAGGACCAGATAGCTGTAAGAGTAAGCATGCGCAGGAAACGGACTTTCAACTCAAGACAAATCCAGCAGCAACTTTTTAGCCCGGCGCATAGCGACAATGAAAGCAGCATAATTCTGACAGCAACACCTTAGCTTTACGCGCAGGAAACGCGGTCAGAGGAGGAAAGCGTCCCGCGCCAGGACGGCGCGGGCCGAGCGTGCCATGGATGGCGGCTTTTGCGTCTTTCCGATCTGACCGCGTTTCCTGAGCAGCCTCGATCTAAGCGCTAACCCACCCCTACCTTCCCGGGTAAACTAAAGCGCCGCTATCGGACCCTGTTAACCGCGCTGCAACCGCTGCAACGCCACATCGATCTGCTCATCGCCTTGGGTGAGTTCGATGATCTGATACTTAATCGCCGGATTCTCAATCAGCCCGACCAGCGTCGCCGCCACATCTTCGCGCGGGATCTCACCATAGGGGATCGCCAGATCGGCACGCACCCGACCCGTACCAGCTTCATCGGTCAGCGTTCCCGGCCGCAGGACCACCCACTCCAGCTTACTCGCCACCAGCTCCGCATCTGCCAGACGCTTCACCCGCATGTAGTTCTCAAATCCCTCAGACGGCGTTTTACCGCGGCCTGCATCCGGAAAAGCGGATACCAGCATAAAGCGCGACACGCCAGCCTGCTCTGCAGCGGCGACCGCCAGCTTCAGCCCTTCACCGTCGATGGCATTGGTCAGCGCGATACCGGCACCGCCCGCACCCGCTGTAAAGACCGCTACGTCGTGACCGGCCATCAGCTCTGCCAGCGCCGTCACGCTCAGCTGCTGAATATCGCCCGCGACAGGCTTAGCGCCTGCGGCCTGCAGGGTATCAGCCTGTTCCGGCTTGCGGTGCAATGCCGTGACAGTGTGACCTTTACTGCTCAGCTGACGGGTGAGCTTTTGGCCCACCTTGCCTGCTGCGCCGATAATGAAACATGTCGCCATAAGATTTCCTCCATTCACTGATCAGGTGTCAGAGTATAGCTATCTGCCAGAAACGAAACAGGCGCCTGATGCGGCGCCTGCTGGGTTTATTCCGGAATCACTTTTTCCGCTTTCAGTTTATCAAACAGCTGCGTAAAGGAGTCCAGCGTACTGCGGTAGCCGGTAAAGCCCGCTTTGCGGCTCTTACTCATGTCGGTGAAAGCTTCCATTGGGCGGCCCAGGTCGGCATCGGTATGCCACCATGAAGCCAGCTTAGTGACATCGGCCTCACGCAGCTGGTGCTGTTCTGCAATCGCCCGCCATGCGCTGTCAGCTTCCTGCATGCGATTTTCCAGCGGCATCATCTGCGCCGGGTAGTCTGCGGCTTCGATATCGAAATAGTCAGCCAGTTTTGGCCACATCCAGTTCCAGCGGAACACATCGCCGTTGACTGCGTTGAAATCCTGATTCGCGGCGTTAGGTGACGTTGCCGCCCAGCGCAGTTGCTCGGCCAGCAGACCGGCATCGGTCATATCTGCGACACCATTCCACTGCTCCGGCGAACCCGGGAAGATAAACGGCCAGCCCTTCTCTTTGCACAATGTTGCATAAACCGCCAGTGTCTGCCCCATGTTCATCGCGTTGCCTACGGCATAGCCGATGATGGTGTGCGGACGGTGCACGCTCCAGCGGTAGTCATACTTCTCTGCGCCCGCGAACACTTCATCTTCCTGCGCATAGTAGAAGTTATCGACCGGCTGACGCCCCTGCTCTTCACGGAACGGTGTCACCGGCACGGCACCTTTGCCGTACGCTTCAAACGGACCCAGGTAGTGTTTCAGCCCGGTCACCAGCGCGACGTGCGAACCTTTCAGGCGATCGCCGAGGGCTTCAATCACGTTGCGAACCATGCCGCCGTTAACGCGGATGTTCTCTTTCTCATTTTCCTGACGCGCCCAGACGCTGAAAAACAGCGCGTCCGGTTTGACCTCTTTCAGTGCGTCACGCACAGCATCTGCATCGGTCAGATCGGCGGTCAGGCTGGTTGCGCCTTCAGGTACTGCACCACGTCCGCGTGACAGGCCACTGACCTGCCAGCCTTCCTGCTGTAATTTATCTGCCAGTGCGCGACCAATAACGCCGCTGATGCCCACAATCAAAGCGTGCTTTTTCATTTGATTTCTCCTCGTTTTGCGTAATGCTAAGCCTAATAGAGAATTCAGTTCTTATCTCTGGCATTTATTCACAGCATTCTCAACCTGAGTTCACTAATCGATGCACGATCATCGCCTCAAAGATATTCTGCCCTTTGTCGCCAGCGTGGAGTGCGGCAGCTTTACCGCCGCGGCTGAACGTCTGCATGTGACCGGTTCGGCGGTCAGCAAAAGCGTCAGCCGCCTGGAGACGCGCTTAGGCTCGCGGCTGCTGGAGCGCACCACGCGTAGCCTGAATCTGACCGACGCGGGCAGCGCCTATTATCAGACCTGTCTGCGGGTGCTGGAGGATCTGGCCGAAGCCGAGGCGGTACTGGCCGCCCAGCGCACCATTCCTTCCGGCCGTCTGCGCCTGGCGGTACCCACCACCTTTGGACGCCTCAACGTCATGCCGGTACTAATGCCCTTCTGCCAGCAAAATCCGGAGCTGGCACTGAGCCTGAGTCTGTCCGATCGCTTTGTTGACCTGTTTGAGGAAGGCGTGGATGTGGCAGTGCGGATAGGCGGTGCGCCCGACCTGCCCGCGTCGCTGGGCTGGCGTAACATGGGTCGCGAAAAGATGCAGTTCTGTGCCTCTCCCGCCTATCTTGACCGCGAAGGCCGTCCTGAAAATGAAGCAGCGCTGCTGAACCATCCTGCCATTCTTTATGAGCGCGTGGATGGCACAACTAAACCCTGGCTGTTCACCACCGAAGATGGTCAGCCCCACTGGCGCGACGTGCCCTACCGGCTGGCGCTGGGCGACGTCGATGCTCAGCTTCAGGCAGTCATTGCCGGGCTGGGTGTCGCGCAGATGCCCTCCTGGCTTATTCAGCGCGCCGTGGCCGCCGGTGAAGTGGAAATTATTATGCCGCAGTTACAACCCGACGGGCTGACGCTGAGCGTGGTGTGGCCACGCCGCAAACAGTTCCTGCCAAAAGTGGATGCACTATTGTCGGCACTCAACGCCCTCGCCATTCGCTGATACCGGCTTACTTCTGATTAATACGGTTGGGATATTTCATCCTGACCCTGTTCCTCTGTTCTTTTCGACCCGGCATTCGTGCCCATTTCTCCCTGCCTGAAATATCCGCAATCGTCTATCCGCATAAATAACACGCTTAAAATTAATGGCTTTATTTTCGATTTGATGGAATCCCATCAAAATAAAAAGCGCGGAAGGCTTGAACTCACATAATGAAAACTAAGTTTCAAATATAATTTAACCCGAAATAAAAATATCAGTAGGGTGATGGCTTCTTCATGTTCTGACGTTTTGTCTTTGTTGTTATTACCAGGAGTTTTCATGGAAAAAGAACTTTATATTTCGTCGAACCCGGCCTCCGGTCCAAATAGCGCCACCCGCACCGAGCCTTTTGTGAAGATTATTGCGCTGGTCGCCACCCTGGGTGGATTGCTGTTTGGTTATGACACGGGCGTGGTCTCGGGCGCGCTACTGTTTATGCGCGGCGATTTGCATCTCACCCCGTTTACCACCGGGCTGGTCACCAGCTCCCTGCTGTTTGGTGCCGCCTTTGGCGCGCTGGCGGCCGGTCATCTGGCAGATGGCCTGGGCAGACGCCGCATCATCATTGCGCTGGCGCTGATCTTCGCCTTTGGCGCAATCGGCTCTGCCCTGGCGCCGGATGTCACCTGGATGATCGCCTCGCGCCTGTTCCTGGGCTTTGCCGTGGGCGGTGCCGCGGCCACCGTGCCGGTTTACATCGCAGAGATCGCCCCCGCCAATAAACGCGGCCAGCTGGTCACCCTGCAGGAGCTGATGATCGTCAGCGGTCAGCTGCTGGCATATATCTCAAACGCCACCTTTAACGATATCTGGGGCGGCGAAAATACCTGGCGCTGGATGCTGGCGCTGTCGATAGTCCCCGCCGCTCTGCTCTGGATCGGCATGATATTTATGCCTGAAACCCCGCGCTGGCATGTGATGAAAGGCCGCAGCCAGGCTGCGCGTGAGGTGCTGGAAAAAACCCGCGCCGCTGAAGATGTTGAGTGGGAACTGGAAGAGATTGAAGAAACCATCGAAGAGAACCGCCAGCGGGGTAAAGGCCGCTTGCGCGATCTCGCAACACCCTAGCTGATGAAAATCTTCCTACTCGGCGTCGGCATCGCCGCGATTCAGCAGCTGACCGGCGTCAATACCATCATGTATTACGCGCCGACCATGCTCACCGCCGCCGGGCTGAGCAACGATGCCGCGCTGTTCGCCACCATCGCGAATGGGGTGATTTCAGTGGTGATGACGCTGGCCGGCATCTGGTTAATCGGCAAAACGGGCCGTCGCCCGCTGGTGTTAATCGGACAGATGGGTTGCACCTGCTGCCTGTTCTTTATCGGGCTGGTCTGCTGGCTGATGCCGGAATATCTCAACGGCGCGGTAAACCTGGTTCGGGCTTATCTGGTGCTGGCGGGCATGCTGCTGTTTCTCTGCTTCCAGCAGGGCGCGCTGTCACCGGTCACCTGGCTGCTGCTGTCGGAAATCTTCCCGGCCAGGATGCGCGGCATCTGTATGGGCGGCGCGGTCTTCTCGCTGTGGATTGCGAATTTTGCCATCTCCATGGCCTTCCCATTGTTATTAGCCGCATTTGGTCTGGCCGGTGCCTTCTTTATATTCGCCGCAATCGGCATCGGCGGTTCTGTTTTTGTTGTGAAGTTTATTCCCGAGACCCGGGGAAGAAGTCTTGAGCAGGTCGAGCACTATTTCTATGCGCTTTATAACGGCAACAAATAACCCCTGCTCGCTGTGAATGAAATAAAAAATGTCATGAGGCATGACGACCCGTTCGCCCTTAACACCGCACCCATAATTTAAGGAAACTGTTATGAGCCTGAATATTCCCAATGCGCGTTTTTGCGTCAATCGTAAAATAGCGCCCAGCCTGAGCATCCCGCAGTTTTTTAAGCTGGTCAGCCAGCTCGGTATTCACAATGTCGAATTGCGCAATGATATGCCCGGCGGACGCGTCACCGACGATCTCAGCGGCGATGAGGTGAAAGCGCTGGCGCGTGAGTCAGGCATCCGGATTGTCACCATCAACGCGCTCTACCCGTTTAACCAGCTGAATGAAGAGGTGCTGCAACGCGCCCGCCAGCTGTTAAGCGATGCGCAGGCTGTCGGCGCAGAATCACTGGTGCTCTGCCCGCTCAATGACGGCACGCCCATCAGCGCCGCCGACACCATCAGCGCGCTAAAAACGCTGGCCCCGCTCTTTGCCGACGCAGGCATTCAGGGGCTGGTTGAGCCGCTCGGCTTTCCACAAAGCTCACTGCGTTCAGCAACCCAGGCGCAGACGCTCATCCGCGAAGCGGGCGTGCCGTTCCGCTTGCTGATCGACACCTTCCATCATCATCTGTTTGAGGATGCGGAGCAGACCTTTGAGCAGGAAATCGACATTCAGCAAATCGGTCTGGTTCACCTCTCCGGCGTCACCGACCCGCGCCCGGTCAGTCAGTTGACAGATGAAGAGCGCATTATGCTCAGCGCAGATGACAGATTGCGCAGCAAACAGCAGGTCGAGCGGCTGGAGAAGATGGGCTACACCGGCCTTTACGCCTTTGAGCCGTTCTCCTCCGTGATGAACAGCTGGCAGGAAGCGGACATCACCCGCGAAATTCGCAACAGCATCCAGCTGTTAAACCACTCAGCGTAAGGAATCATTATGACCATTAATATTGGTGTTATCGGCACCGGCGCAATCGGCCGCGAACATATCCGCCGTTGCAGTACCGTTTTACAGAATGCGCGCGTGGTGGCACTCAACGACATCAACCGCGAAAACTGCCAGCAGATTGTTGACGAACTGACGCCGGAAGCGCGCATTTATGACAATGCGATTGATCTGATCAACGACCCGCAGGTTAACGCGGTGCTGGTCACCTCCTGGGGTCCGACGCATGAAGCCTTTGTGCTGGCCTGTATTGAGGCGGGCAAAGCGGTGTTCTGCGAGAAGCCGCTGGCCGTTACCGCGCAGGGCTGTATGAATATCGTGGAAGCGGAGATCAAAGCGGGACGTCAGCTGGTGCAGGTCGGCTTTATGCGTCCTTACGACAGTGGCTATCGTGCACTGAAAGCGGTGATCGACAGCGGCGAGATTGGTGAGCCTTTAATGCTGCACTGCGCGCACCGCAACCCGGAAGTAGGCGACAGCTACACCACCGACATGGCGATCACCGACACGCTGATCCACGAACTCGATGTGCTGCGCTGGCTGCTGAATGATGACTATGCCAGCGTGCAGGTGATCTTCCCGCGTAAAACCCGTAAGGCGTCATCCCACCTGCGTGACCCGCAGATCGTACTGCTGGAGACTGCCAAAGGCGCGCGCATTGATGTCGAAATTTTCGTGAACTGTGAATATGGTTACGACATTCAGTGTGAAGTGGTGGGTGAAAGCGGCATTGCCCGCCTGCCGGAGCCGGTTTCGGTGCAACTGCGCAGCGCGGCAAAGCTCTCGACCACCATTCTGACGGACTGGAAAAAGCGCTTTATCGATGCCTATGACGTGGAGTTACAGGCCTTTATTAACAACGTCATCAGCGGTGAGATGACCGGTCCCTCCGCGTGGGATGGCTATGCCGCTGCCGTAGCCGCCGATGCCTGCGTTGCGGCGCAGACGTCCGGCGGGATCGTGCCGGTTACAATGCCAGCCAGACCAGCCTTCTATCGCTGACAGGAAAAGTGCACGGTGGAATTCCACCGTGCACTTCCCTGTCCCACCCCTTTCAGCGACGCTTCCCGCTATGGGTAATCAGCCAACCCGCTATGTAAAAGGCGGGCCGCAAAATTACGCGGCCGCTGAATAGTTACGGCGCGGTGATGACAATGGCCACGCGTCGGTTCTGCGCACGACCCTGCGCGCTGTTGTTGCTGGCAACCGGTGAACTCATGCCCAAGCCACGCGTCACAATATTCTCACGCGGTATCGCCGCGCCTTCCGCCCACTGAGCCGCGACCGCGTTCGCTCTTTTTAGCGACAGCTGCTGGTTATAATCGGGTTTGCCGTAATTATCGGTATGCCCATCAATGCGGACATGTTTAATACCGGTCGACGCCAGATTTTTCGCCATCCCCTGGATGGTGAGCTTACTGGAGGGTGTCAGCTCTGATTCATTTACACCAAACAGAACCTTATCGGATAAGCCTAACCCCCAGCCTTCCATATTCTGCGTGAACCCGGCACTTTTCATCGCTGCGATTTGCGCGTCGCTGAAACGCGCTTTTGACTGACAACCGACCAGCGCCAGCGTAAGCAATAGCAGGGAAAGGTTTCTCTTCATATTTACGCCCTATTTTTTCGCTTATTTTTGTACATGTTCATATCGGCACGTTCGAGGATAGATTCAACCGTATCACCAGGCTGTGACCACGCGTAGCCAATGGTCACCGAGGTCGTAACCGGCATGCCCTCTGCAATAAGAATGTGTTCCCCGATGGTGTCGTCAATGCGCTGCATAAGCTGCTGTAACTGCGCCTCACTCGTCCGGCTGCTGACCAGCATGGCAAATTCATCCCCACCTAAACGGGCGACTAAATCCTGTTCAGACGCCAGTGATAAAAGACGCGAGCCTATCGCTTTTAACACTTCGTCTCCGGCGGCATGACCCCAGTTATCATTGATGCTCTTGAAGCGATCGCCATCCAGAAACAGCAGCGCAAAGCGTTCGTGCTCATGTGGCTGGTCAAGGCGCTGAGTCAGGCGAGCAGAGAAGGCGCTGCGGTTGGCAAGACCGGTCAGCGGATCGGACAGCGCTTTCGCTGCCAGCGAGCGATTGTCACGAAGCAGCGACGCCTTGAGCGACTGCATCTCCATCAGCAGGGAGTTGAGGTCATCAGAAAAGAGCTGAAATTCTCTGATCGGGCCACCCGGAATACGCAGGGAAAAATCACCCGAGTGAATCACATAGTGAATCGAACTGGTAATGGTGCGGAGCGACGCAATAATACCCCGATGCAGAAATTCACTCAGCATCAGTGAAATAATCAGCACGCAGAGCATCCCGACAGAGAGGATCATGAAGGAGTATTGAAGGAAACTCACCGCGCCGGTCACGGTGCCTTCCAGCGTCAGGGTGCCGACAACGACGTCAGCATGAATGATATTGACGTTAAGCGGTTTGAGGTAAATCCACTCACGCAGCAACCGTGAAAACCAGCCCGTCTGTTCCCGCTGTGCATTCCACTTAGCCAGAACGATGTTATCGCGGGTAACCAGCTTTGCAGAGTCATACATGCCCTCATTGCCAAACCGTTCAATTTTATTACGCGCATCGTAGCTGTCGGCAAATACGGTTGCCGCAGTTAGCGTGGTGCTCAGCGTCGAGCCGATTAAATCAAGATTACATTTCTCATAGTTTTTAATAAAAATGAGCGACGTCGATGACAGCAACAGCCAGCACAACAGTAATATCACCGCCGAATTGATGGTGCTTATTTTCCGCAGTTTATTGCGG
This DNA window, taken from Pantoea vagans, encodes the following:
- a CDS encoding TIM barrel protein → MSLNIPNARFCVNRKIAPSLSIPQFFKLVSQLGIHNVELRNDMPGGRVTDDLSGDEVKALARESGIRIVTINALYPFNQLNEEVLQRARQLLSDAQAVGAESLVLCPLNDGTPISAADTISALKTLAPLFADAGIQGLVEPLGFPQSSLRSATQAQTLIREAGVPFRLLIDTFHHHLFEDAEQTFEQEIDIQQIGLVHLSGVTDPRPVSQLTDEERIMLSADDRLRSKQQVERLEKMGYTGLYAFEPFSSVMNSWQEADITREIRNSIQLLNHSA
- a CDS encoding SDR family oxidoreductase; translation: MKKHALIVGISGVIGRALADKLQQEGWQVSGLSRGRGAVPEGATSLTADLTDADAVRDALKEVKPDALFFSVWARQENEKENIRVNGGMVRNVIEALGDRLKGSHVALVTGLKHYLGPFEAYGKGAVPVTPFREEQGRQPVDNFYYAQEDEVFAGAEKYDYRWSVHRPHTIIGYAVGNAMNMGQTLAVYATLCKEKGWPFIFPGSPEQWNGVADMTDAGLLAEQLRWAATSPNAANQDFNAVNGDVFRWNWMWPKLADYFDIEAADYPAQMMPLENRMQEADSAWRAIAEQHQLREADVTKLASWWHTDADLGRPMEAFTDMSKSRKAGFTGYRSTLDSFTQLFDKLKAEKVIPE
- a CDS encoding SDR family oxidoreductase; translation: MATCFIIGAAGKVGQKLTRQLSSKGHTVTALHRKPEQADTLQAAGAKPVAGDIQQLSVTALAELMAGHDVAVFTAGAGGAGIALTNAIDGEGLKLAVAAAEQAGVSRFMLVSAFPDAGRGKTPSEGFENYMRVKRLADAELVASKLEWVVLRPGTLTDEAGTGRVRADLAIPYGEIPREDVAATLVGLIENPAIKYQIIELTQGDEQIDVALQRLQRG
- a CDS encoding LysR family transcriptional regulator produces the protein MHDHRLKDILPFVASVECGSFTAAAERLHVTGSAVSKSVSRLETRLGSRLLERTTRSLNLTDAGSAYYQTCLRVLEDLAEAEAVLAAQRTIPSGRLRLAVPTTFGRLNVMPVLMPFCQQNPELALSLSLSDRFVDLFEEGVDVAVRIGGAPDLPASLGWRNMGREKMQFCASPAYLDREGRPENEAALLNHPAILYERVDGTTKPWLFTTEDGQPHWRDVPYRLALGDVDAQLQAVIAGLGVAQMPSWLIQRAVAAGEVEIIMPQLQPDGLTLSVVWPRRKQFLPKVDALLSALNALAIR
- a CDS encoding anion permease translates to MKPLSAVTEPPKAAPAAAGKKKAIMLALPVIVAVLLLLVPTPAGLEPYAWHFFAIFVGVIVGLIFEPLPGAVIGLTGVVAIALFSQFVLFSPAELADPKFKVASESFKWAVSGFGNSTVWLIFGAFMFAAGYDKTQFGRRLALILVKYLGRRSLTLGYAITFADLLLAPFTPSNTARSGGTIYPIIANLPPLYGSKPNDPSARKIGSYLMWVAITAACITSSMFLSALAPNLLALALVKSIIGFDISWGMWFLAFLPLGVLLILTMPLLAYWFYPPEVKINDEVPKWAIAELEKLGRLTRNEILLLVFVVCALLMWIFATSWIEPAMAALLVVVLMLWTGVLNWNDITSNKPAWNTFAWFATLVALADGLARVGFIAWLGKEGGMLLQGYDPQISAVVLLIAFFLLHYLFASTTAHTTALLPAMLTIAASIPGINMPVFCLMLCTSLGVMGIITPYGTGPSPIYYGSGYLPTKDYWRLGTIFGAIFLVSMMVIAYPWMVWMF
- the fumA gene encoding class I fumarate hydratase FumA — encoded protein: MSNKPFVYQNPFPLSHEDTEYYLLTREHVSVAEFEGQEILKVDPQALTLLSQQAFHDASFMLRPAHQQQVASILHDPEASDNDKYVALQFLRNSEIAAKGVLPTCQDTGTAIIMGKKGQRVWTGGGDEAALSQGIYNTYIEDNLRYSQNAALDMYKEVNTGTNLPAQIDLYSVDGDEYKFLCIAKGGGSANKTYLYQETKALLSPGKLKNYLVDKMRTLGTAACPPYHIAFVIGGTSAESTLKTVKLASTHYYDGLPTEGNEHGQAFRDVQLEQELLEAAQQLGLGAQFGGKYFAHDIRVVRLPRHGASCPIGMGVSCSADRNIKAKINREGIWIEKLEANPGRLIPEALRQQGEGEVLQVDLNRPMEQILAQLSAYPVSTRLSLTGTIIVARDIAHAKLKERIDNGEGLPQYIKDHPVYYAGPAKTPEGYASGSLGPTTAGRMDSYVDLLQAHGGSKIMLAKGNRSQQVTDACHKHGGFYLGSIGGPAAVLAQQSIKSLECVEYPELGMEAIWKIEVENFPAFILVDDKGNDFFQHIERAHCAKCVK